In one Pseudodesulfovibrio tunisiensis genomic region, the following are encoded:
- the fixA gene encoding putative electron transfer flavoprotein FixA — MKIIVGCKLVPEEQDIAVQKDGALDLSKAAPKISQFDLNAVQAAVDIKGMVGEGTITALSMGGKELENTKARKDILSRGNDELAAVIDEGFKNALPHQTARVLAAAAEKIGFDLILCGDGSGDLYAQQVGLRLGAELEVATVSGVSRIVSAEAGKLVVERALEDEVEVLEIALPAVVSVSADINEPTIPGMKAILAASKKPVNAMSAADLGLEADSALVELVEVKAPKQKDRKNIIVEGDAEDKIAEFVSNLRKVLN; from the coding sequence ATGAAAATCATTGTTGGTTGTAAACTCGTCCCTGAAGAGCAGGACATCGCTGTTCAGAAGGACGGCGCGCTCGACCTGAGCAAGGCCGCTCCCAAGATCAGCCAGTTCGACCTCAACGCTGTCCAGGCTGCCGTTGATATCAAGGGCATGGTCGGCGAAGGCACCATCACCGCCCTGAGCATGGGTGGCAAGGAGCTGGAAAACACCAAGGCCCGCAAGGACATTCTGTCCCGCGGAAACGATGAGCTGGCCGCCGTCATCGACGAAGGCTTCAAGAATGCTCTGCCTCACCAGACCGCCAGGGTGCTGGCTGCCGCTGCCGAAAAGATCGGTTTCGACCTGATCCTGTGCGGCGACGGTTCCGGCGACCTCTATGCCCAGCAGGTTGGCCTGCGTCTGGGCGCGGAGCTGGAAGTGGCCACTGTTTCCGGCGTGAGCAGGATCGTGTCCGCCGAGGCCGGCAAGCTCGTGGTGGAGCGCGCTCTGGAAGACGAAGTGGAAGTGCTGGAAATCGCCCTTCCCGCTGTCGTGTCCGTGTCCGCCGACATCAACGAGCCCACCATTCCCGGCATGAAGGCCATTCTCGCCGCTTCCAAGAAGCCCGTGAATGCCATGTCCGCTGCGGATCTGGGTCTGGAAGCCGATTCCGCCCTGGTGGAGCTGGTCGAGGTCAAGGCCCCGAAACAGAAGGACCGCAAGAACATCATCGTTGAAGGCGACGCCGAGGACAAGATCGCCGAATTCGTGAGCAACTTGCGCAAAGTGTTGAACTAG
- a CDS encoding DUF362 domain-containing protein has product MSETGFSSVVSRRRCIRSALVLGAGLLAGLSLPHKGDAMPASRVYVYKGTDPARAVPALLERFGLEDFRTLSIGLKANANSADPFPASTSPETLHALVTALQGAGCGPITLAERSGMGTTRDVLDATRILSVCRELGVSVVDMDELGMDGYVHYEPVGCSWKQGFCLARVFAEAEAVVQTCCLKTHRFGGHFTMSLKNAVGAIAKHDPDTRYNYMRELHASPLQRLLIAEIGLAFRSDLILMDGRFAFTSGGPDKGELAAPELMFAASDPVAMDAVGVAVLRLLGTTPEVAEGAIFEQEQIHRAARLGLGATSPAGIELIPVNGEASGMVERIRKELG; this is encoded by the coding sequence ATGTCCGAGACAGGTTTTTCCTCCGTGGTGAGCCGTCGCAGGTGCATTCGCAGCGCCCTTGTGCTGGGCGCGGGGCTGCTGGCCGGACTGTCCCTGCCGCACAAGGGGGACGCCATGCCTGCATCACGCGTGTACGTGTACAAGGGAACCGATCCGGCAAGGGCGGTCCCGGCCCTGCTGGAGCGCTTCGGGCTGGAGGATTTCCGTACCCTTTCGATCGGGCTCAAGGCCAACGCCAACAGTGCGGATCCGTTCCCGGCATCCACATCCCCGGAAACGCTGCACGCCCTTGTGACCGCGCTTCAGGGCGCGGGGTGCGGCCCGATCACTCTGGCCGAGCGCAGCGGCATGGGCACCACCCGGGACGTGCTGGACGCCACCCGCATCCTGAGCGTGTGCCGGGAACTCGGCGTGTCCGTGGTGGACATGGATGAGCTCGGCATGGACGGATACGTGCATTACGAGCCCGTGGGGTGTTCGTGGAAGCAGGGATTCTGTCTGGCGCGCGTCTTTGCCGAGGCCGAAGCCGTGGTGCAGACCTGCTGCCTCAAGACGCACCGGTTCGGCGGTCATTTCACCATGTCCCTGAAAAATGCCGTGGGCGCCATTGCCAAGCATGACCCCGACACCCGTTACAACTACATGCGCGAACTGCACGCCTCGCCCCTGCAGCGGCTGCTCATCGCGGAAATCGGGCTGGCGTTTCGCAGCGATCTCATTCTCATGGACGGACGATTCGCCTTTACCTCGGGCGGGCCGGACAAGGGGGAACTGGCCGCACCCGAACTCATGTTCGCCGCGTCCGATCCCGTGGCCATGGATGCGGTCGGAGTCGCTGTCCTGCGTCTGCTCGGCACCACGCCGGAAGTGGCGGAAGGTGCGATTTTCGAACAGGAACAGATTCACCGCGCGGCCCGGCTCGGCCTTGGCGCAACCTCGCCAGCCGGGATCGAGCTGATTCCGGTCAATGGCGAAGCCTCCGGAATGGTCGAACGGATCAGAAAGGAGCTGGGATAG
- a CDS encoding sodium:solute symporter family protein, which translates to MVSVLIYILIGSYAGRKVKGVEDYYVSGRNAPTILITGTLFASMLSTNGFMGDTAYCYGGNITTMILLNTLCACGYILGPLFFGRYIRRAKVNTMPSYFGQRFNSRRIRRFAGLTTIVSLAAYLLSVIQGTGILMQTLLGYDRITCLVIAWFCITCFTMYSGSKGVILTDTLMCIFFLIATMVAGPYVFSAAGGLGDLVANLAANPNTPEGLLDYHGNTGGGSVFDIVWYAVTMGIIWLIAVSVSPWQAGRNLMARNEHVTFRSGAVSCLLTIFFLFYLYVMAISMIQINPGMAQPEQVIIWAATEVMPKFIGVLLLTGIMTAGLSSASTFLSVISFSLSSDVLDLDFKSEASHLNFTRIMVLVVGVVALVLACLNLSTIRIITWFASTILAASWGYVAFASIWSRKLTERGAYYAMVGGFAGYFVCKLLKELAGVPFNNIFDPFFIGVVVSVVLGILGSRGQTRSREETEFQAGLHVIPRGETLVADYRRDRIYGWLLVFAGVALSTFLIINWALPYNAILGREVLPF; encoded by the coding sequence ATGGTCAGTGTTTTAATTTACATTCTGATCGGCTCCTATGCCGGACGAAAGGTCAAGGGGGTCGAGGACTACTACGTGAGTGGCCGCAATGCCCCGACCATCCTGATTACCGGAACCCTGTTCGCTTCCATGCTGAGCACCAACGGCTTCATGGGTGACACCGCCTACTGCTACGGCGGCAACATCACCACCATGATCCTGCTCAACACCTTGTGCGCCTGCGGCTACATTCTCGGCCCCCTGTTTTTCGGACGATACATTCGTCGCGCCAAGGTCAACACCATGCCGTCCTATTTCGGCCAGCGCTTCAACAGCCGACGCATCCGCCGGTTCGCCGGGCTGACCACCATCGTGTCTCTTGCCGCGTATCTGCTCAGCGTGATTCAGGGCACGGGCATCCTCATGCAGACCCTGCTCGGATACGACCGCATCACCTGTCTGGTCATCGCCTGGTTCTGCATCACCTGCTTCACCATGTATTCCGGGTCCAAGGGCGTCATCCTGACCGACACCCTGATGTGCATCTTCTTCCTCATCGCCACCATGGTTGCCGGGCCGTACGTGTTCAGCGCGGCCGGTGGTCTGGGCGATCTGGTGGCCAATCTCGCGGCCAATCCCAACACCCCGGAAGGTCTGCTCGACTACCACGGCAACACTGGCGGCGGTTCGGTGTTCGACATCGTGTGGTACGCGGTGACCATGGGCATCATCTGGCTCATTGCGGTGAGCGTCAGCCCGTGGCAGGCGGGCCGCAACCTCATGGCCAGAAACGAGCACGTCACGTTCCGTTCCGGAGCCGTGTCCTGCCTGCTGACCATCTTCTTTCTCTTCTATCTGTATGTGATGGCCATCTCCATGATCCAGATCAATCCGGGCATGGCGCAGCCGGAACAGGTCATCATCTGGGCCGCGACCGAGGTCATGCCCAAGTTCATCGGCGTGCTGCTGCTCACCGGCATCATGACCGCCGGACTTTCCTCGGCCTCCACGTTCCTGTCCGTGATCAGCTTCAGTCTTTCCAGCGATGTCCTTGATCTCGATTTCAAGAGCGAGGCCAGCCATCTGAACTTCACCCGCATCATGGTGCTGGTGGTGGGCGTTGTCGCCCTTGTTCTGGCCTGCCTGAACCTGTCCACGATCCGGATCATCACGTGGTTCGCCAGCACCATTCTGGCCGCTTCGTGGGGATACGTGGCCTTTGCCAGCATCTGGAGCAGAAAGCTCACCGAGCGCGGTGCATACTACGCCATGGTCGGCGGGTTTGCGGGCTACTTCGTCTGCAAGCTGCTCAAGGAACTGGCGGGTGTGCCGTTCAACAACATTTTCGATCCGTTCTTCATCGGCGTGGTCGTGAGCGTGGTGCTCGGCATTCTGGGATCCAGAGGCCAGACCCGTTCCCGTGAGGAAACCGAATTTCAGGCCGGTCTGCATGTCATTCCCCGAGGGGAAACCCTTGTGGCCGACTATCGCCGGGACAGGATTTACGGCTGGCTTCTGGTTTTCGCGGGCGTGGCGCTTTCCACGTTTCTCATCATTAACTGGGCGTTGCCCTACAATGCCATTCTCGGCAGGGAGGTCCTGCCGTTCTGA
- the caiC gene encoding crotonobetaine/carnitine-CoA ligase produces MDIIGDRTLRQVWDGLAQRHGAKTALVFESTSGETSEYTYAELNGEINRAANLFLGLGVEKGDRVAVQLHNSPEFLAVWFGLAKIGAIMVPINVHYLHGESLYILQKCAPRFIVAEERFAHQYEKMMEEKTVALEGILIAREPVGREFPGAENFSRLLREQSAELERVVPLSSSDTAEILFTSGTTSNPKGVVITHYNQVFAGHYTAWQCNLREDDRFMTMMPSCHIDFQCTAAMPTFTIGATFILLEKYSARRFWRQVCLHRATVTECIPLMIRTLMLQPQQVWEKDHCLREVMFFLNISEAEKDAFIERFNVRLFTSYGMTETIVGILGDCPGAERRWPSIGQTGLCYEARIADEAGNEAAPGVLGEILIKGEPGRTIFREYYEEPEATARTLTSGGWLHTGDKGYMDEDGYFYFVDRKQNLIKRSGENISSTEIENFLVTHPKIVDAAVVGIPDDICDEAVKAFIVVKEGETLTVEDVFDYCTEHIAKFKVPSSIEIRTDFPRTCTGKVRKNVLRDEAVAACAASRDAQGNVLVN; encoded by the coding sequence ATGGATATCATAGGCGACAGGACATTACGCCAGGTTTGGGACGGGCTGGCCCAACGCCATGGCGCAAAGACCGCGCTCGTTTTCGAGTCCACCTCGGGCGAGACGAGCGAATACACCTACGCCGAACTGAACGGCGAAATAAACCGGGCCGCGAACCTGTTTCTCGGTCTCGGCGTGGAAAAGGGCGACCGCGTCGCCGTCCAGCTGCACAACAGCCCCGAATTTCTGGCCGTCTGGTTCGGCCTTGCCAAGATCGGTGCGATCATGGTCCCCATCAACGTGCACTATCTGCACGGGGAATCCCTGTACATCCTGCAGAAGTGCGCCCCTCGGTTCATCGTCGCGGAAGAGCGGTTCGCCCATCAGTACGAAAAGATGATGGAGGAAAAGACCGTTGCCCTGGAAGGCATTCTGATCGCCCGGGAGCCTGTTGGCCGGGAATTCCCCGGTGCGGAAAATTTCAGCAGGCTGCTGCGCGAGCAGTCCGCGGAACTGGAACGGGTCGTGCCCCTGAGCAGCAGCGACACTGCGGAAATCCTGTTCACCTCGGGCACCACCTCCAATCCCAAGGGCGTGGTCATCACCCACTACAATCAGGTCTTTGCCGGTCATTACACCGCGTGGCAGTGCAATCTGCGCGAGGATGACCGCTTCATGACCATGATGCCCTCGTGCCACATCGATTTCCAGTGCACCGCAGCCATGCCCACCTTCACCATCGGCGCGACCTTCATCCTTCTGGAAAAGTACAGCGCCCGCAGATTCTGGAGGCAGGTCTGCCTGCATCGCGCCACGGTCACGGAATGCATCCCCCTCATGATCCGCACCCTGATGCTTCAGCCGCAGCAGGTCTGGGAAAAGGACCACTGTCTGCGCGAGGTCATGTTCTTTCTCAACATTTCCGAGGCGGAAAAGGACGCATTCATCGAGCGGTTCAATGTCCGCCTGTTCACCTCCTACGGCATGACCGAGACCATCGTGGGCATTCTGGGCGACTGTCCGGGCGCGGAACGTCGCTGGCCCTCCATCGGCCAGACCGGCCTGTGCTACGAGGCCAGGATCGCGGACGAGGCCGGCAACGAGGCCGCACCCGGGGTATTGGGTGAAATCCTGATCAAGGGCGAGCCCGGGCGGACCATTTTCCGGGAGTACTACGAGGAGCCCGAGGCAACGGCCCGGACCCTGACCAGCGGCGGCTGGCTCCACACCGGAGACAAGGGGTACATGGACGAGGACGGATATTTCTATTTCGTGGATCGCAAGCAGAATCTGATCAAGCGGTCCGGCGAGAACATCTCCAGCACGGAGATCGAGAATTTCCTCGTGACGCATCCGAAGATCGTCGACGCTGCGGTTGTCGGTATTCCGGACGATATCTGTGACGAGGCTGTGAAGGCCTTTATCGTCGTCAAGGAAGGGGAGACCCTCACTGTGGAGGATGTCTTCGATTATTGCACCGAACACATCGCCAAGTTCAAGGTGCCTTCTTCCATTGAAATTCGTACAGACTTTCCCAGAACCTGCACCGGAAAGGTGCGGAAGAACGTCCTCAGGGACGAAGCCGTTGCAGCCTGTGCCGCTTCTCGCGATGCGCAGGGCAATGTGCTGGTGAACTAG
- the caiT gene encoding L-carnitine/gamma-butyrobetaine antiporter, whose amino-acid sequence MTIDPKVFFPSLIFVGFLSYLTVRDLDAANNAINALFHYVTYSWGWAFEWYMIVMLAGWCWMVFGPWKNNKLGDEAPEFSTASWIFMLFASSTSAAVLFWGSYEAYCYVATPPFGFEPFSATAQEYGLAYSLFHWGPLPWAGFGFFTVAFGYFLFVKKINVMRPSGTLVPLLGEKHCKGLVGVIIDNLYIVALILAMGTSLGLATPLVTECMQYLFGIPHTLGLDAAIISCWIVLNAICVAFGLNKGMRLASDFRSYLSIGVLLWVLCLGGTTFIANYFTDSMGVLLDRFGRMLLYTDTIGGGGFPQGWTVFYWAWWVIYGIQTCLFLARISKGRTVREVCVGMVAGLTATTWFMWTVLSGNTMDLIRRGAIDLTHLVGEYGAPRAVIETWAALPMPTFTIVIFFVLCFIATLTLVNACSYTLAMSTCTEADGYSEPPVWVRVGWSVLVGVIGVTLLALGGLKPLQTAIIAGGCPLFFVNLMIIWSFLKDAKKNNW is encoded by the coding sequence GTGACTATTGATCCGAAGGTGTTTTTCCCTTCGCTGATCTTCGTGGGATTCCTCTCGTATCTGACCGTGCGGGATCTGGATGCCGCGAACAACGCCATCAACGCCCTGTTCCACTACGTGACCTACTCCTGGGGTTGGGCCTTCGAGTGGTACATGATCGTCATGCTGGCCGGTTGGTGCTGGATGGTTTTCGGCCCCTGGAAGAACAACAAGCTTGGTGACGAAGCGCCCGAATTCAGCACCGCGAGCTGGATTTTCATGCTGTTCGCGTCTTCCACGTCCGCCGCAGTCCTTTTCTGGGGCTCCTACGAGGCCTACTGCTACGTGGCCACCCCGCCTTTCGGATTCGAACCCTTTTCCGCCACTGCGCAGGAATATGGTCTGGCCTACAGCCTGTTCCACTGGGGACCGCTGCCCTGGGCCGGTTTCGGTTTCTTCACCGTTGCCTTCGGCTACTTCCTGTTCGTGAAGAAGATCAACGTCATGCGCCCCAGCGGCACCCTGGTTCCGCTGCTTGGTGAAAAGCACTGCAAGGGCCTTGTCGGCGTGATCATCGACAACCTGTACATCGTGGCCCTGATTCTCGCCATGGGCACCAGCCTTGGTCTGGCCACTCCGCTGGTCACCGAGTGCATGCAGTACCTGTTCGGCATCCCCCACACCCTGGGTCTCGACGCCGCGATCATCTCCTGCTGGATCGTGCTCAACGCCATTTGCGTGGCCTTCGGTCTGAACAAGGGCATGCGCCTTGCCTCCGACTTCCGCAGCTACCTGTCCATCGGTGTTCTGCTGTGGGTCCTGTGCCTCGGCGGCACCACCTTCATCGCCAACTACTTCACCGACTCCATGGGCGTGCTGCTCGACCGCTTCGGCCGCATGCTGCTGTACACCGACACCATCGGCGGCGGCGGATTCCCGCAGGGTTGGACCGTGTTCTACTGGGCCTGGTGGGTCATCTACGGCATCCAGACCTGCCTGTTCCTCGCCCGCATCTCCAAGGGCCGTACCGTCCGCGAAGTGTGCGTGGGCATGGTTGCCGGCCTGACCGCCACCACCTGGTTCATGTGGACCGTGCTGAGCGGCAACACCATGGATCTGATCCGTCGCGGCGCCATCGACCTGACCCATCTGGTGGGCGAATACGGCGCACCTCGTGCGGTCATCGAGACCTGGGCCGCTCTGCCCATGCCGACCTTCACCATCGTGATCTTCTTCGTGCTGTGCTTCATCGCCACCCTGACTCTGGTGAACGCCTGCTCCTACACCCTGGCCATGTCCACCTGCACCGAGGCTGACGGCTACTCCGAGCCCCCTGTCTGGGTCCGCGTGGGTTGGTCCGTGCTGGTCGGCGTGATCGGCGTGACCCTGCTGGCTCTGGGCGGCCTCAAGCCCCTCCAGACCGCGATCATCGCTGGCGGTTGCCCGCTCTTCTTCGTCAACCTGATGATCATCTGGTCCTTCCTCAAGGACGCCAAGAAGAACAACTGGTAA
- a CDS encoding FAD-binding protein — MSKFSNVWVFSDAASRLAEVVAGGLELGEQVSAFVIGSQDDVAAAFSYGAAKVYHLGEADSARIVENYADTMAKVIAEGGSSLVLLPSTRRSKALASLLGVRLNAGVITEAAEIEAAEGSVQAKHMVYGGLALGAEKITSEVAILVAAAGTFAAAEADASRSGETVAVDFVEPKASVKCIERRAKEGSSVDLNKAKRVVSVGRGIARQEDLKLAEELCSVLGAELGCSRPIAEGEKWMEQERYVGISGVMPKPEVYLALGISGQIQHMVGANGAQTIVAVNKDKNAPIFQFADYGIVGDLYTVVPALIEAFKA; from the coding sequence ATGAGCAAGTTTTCCAACGTATGGGTGTTCAGTGACGCGGCCTCCCGCCTTGCCGAAGTCGTGGCCGGTGGCCTCGAGCTCGGCGAGCAGGTTTCCGCTTTCGTGATCGGTTCCCAGGATGACGTGGCCGCTGCCTTCTCTTACGGCGCCGCCAAGGTCTACCATCTTGGCGAGGCCGACTCCGCCCGCATTGTCGAGAATTACGCCGACACCATGGCCAAGGTCATCGCCGAAGGCGGTTCTTCCCTGGTGCTGCTGCCCTCCACCCGCCGTTCCAAGGCTCTGGCTTCCCTGCTGGGTGTGCGCCTGAATGCCGGTGTCATCACCGAGGCTGCCGAGATCGAGGCTGCCGAGGGTTCCGTGCAGGCCAAGCACATGGTCTACGGCGGTCTGGCTCTGGGTGCCGAGAAGATCACCTCCGAGGTCGCCATTCTCGTGGCTGCCGCCGGTACCTTTGCCGCTGCCGAGGCTGACGCCTCCCGCTCCGGCGAGACCGTTGCCGTGGATTTCGTGGAGCCCAAGGCTTCCGTGAAGTGCATCGAGCGTCGCGCCAAGGAAGGCAGCAGCGTGGACCTGAACAAGGCCAAGCGCGTTGTTTCCGTGGGCCGCGGCATTGCCAGGCAGGAAGACCTCAAGCTCGCCGAAGAGCTGTGCTCCGTGCTGGGTGCCGAGCTGGGCTGCTCCCGTCCCATCGCCGAAGGCGAGAAGTGGATGGAGCAGGAGCGTTACGTCGGCATTTCCGGCGTCATGCCCAAGCCCGAAGTCTACCTGGCCCTGGGCATCTCCGGTCAGATTCAGCACATGGTCGGTGCCAACGGCGCCCAGACCATCGTTGCCGTGAACAAGGACAAGAATGCTCCGATCTTCCAGTTCGCCGACTACGGCATCGTGGGAGATCTCTACACTGTGGTTCCCGCACTGATCGAAGCCTTCAAGGCCTAG
- the caiB gene encoding L-carnitine CoA-transferase, producing the protein MTKKLQTPKFGPLSGMRVVFSAIEIAGPFSAQMFAEWGAEVIWIENTAYADTIRVQKNYPELSRRNLYALSMNIFKDEGREAFLKLIETADVFIESSKGPAFARRGITDEVMWERNPKLVIAHLSGFGQYGDDEYTNRAAYNTIAQAFSGYLIQNGDKDQPMAAFPYTADYICGFTVTSSVLAAIYNVQKTGKGESIDIAMYEAMLRVGQYYMIDYFNGGEICPRQVKGRDPIWAGCGLFNCKDGYVVTEVVGVNQMIEMFKTLGIEHLLGTEEIPEGTQLIARENRYAEEFEGGLEKFFAERNVEEALAALGEMKIAGAKVLEFTELEDNPQYIARESFTEWETLSGRKFKGPNVMPKFKNNPCKVWRPMPNQGMDTTDILSEIGYSEEQINELAEKKLVKIGEAPKKN; encoded by the coding sequence ATGACCAAGAAGTTGCAGACCCCCAAGTTCGGACCGCTGTCCGGCATGCGCGTCGTGTTTTCCGCCATCGAGATCGCCGGTCCCTTCTCCGCACAGATGTTCGCGGAATGGGGCGCGGAAGTCATCTGGATCGAGAATACGGCCTACGCCGACACCATCCGTGTGCAGAAGAACTACCCCGAACTGTCTCGCCGCAACCTGTACGCTCTGTCCATGAACATCTTCAAGGACGAGGGCAGGGAGGCTTTCCTCAAGCTGATCGAGACTGCGGACGTGTTCATCGAATCCAGCAAGGGCCCCGCCTTTGCCCGCCGCGGCATCACTGACGAAGTGATGTGGGAGCGCAATCCCAAGCTCGTCATCGCCCACCTGTCCGGCTTCGGCCAGTACGGTGACGACGAGTACACCAATCGCGCTGCCTACAACACCATCGCCCAGGCCTTCAGCGGCTACCTGATTCAGAACGGCGACAAGGATCAGCCCATGGCGGCGTTCCCGTACACTGCCGACTACATCTGCGGCTTCACCGTGACCAGCTCGGTTCTGGCTGCCATCTACAATGTGCAGAAGACCGGCAAGGGCGAAAGCATCGACATCGCCATGTACGAGGCCATGCTTCGCGTGGGCCAGTACTACATGATCGACTACTTCAACGGTGGCGAAATCTGCCCCCGTCAGGTCAAGGGCCGCGATCCCATCTGGGCTGGCTGCGGTCTCTTCAACTGCAAGGACGGCTACGTCGTCACCGAAGTCGTGGGCGTGAACCAGATGATCGAGATGTTCAAGACGCTGGGCATCGAGCATCTGCTCGGCACCGAGGAAATTCCGGAAGGCACTCAGCTCATCGCTCGCGAGAATCGCTACGCCGAGGAGTTCGAGGGCGGACTGGAGAAGTTCTTTGCCGAACGCAACGTCGAGGAAGCTCTCGCGGCTCTGGGCGAAATGAAGATCGCCGGCGCCAAGGTGCTGGAGTTCACCGAACTGGAGGACAATCCCCAGTACATCGCCCGCGAGTCCTTCACCGAATGGGAGACCCTGTCCGGACGCAAGTTCAAGGGCCCCAACGTGATGCCCAAGTTCAAGAACAACCCCTGCAAGGTGTGGCGTCCCATGCCGAATCAGGGCATGGACACCACCGACATTCTCAGCGAGATCGGCTACTCCGAGGAGCAGATCAACGAACTCGCCGAGAAGAAACTCGTGAAAATAGGCGAAGCCCCCAAGAAGAACTAA
- the caiA gene encoding crotonobetainyl-CoA dehydrogenase — protein MDFNLSEEQELFVAAVRELMTRENWEPYFVECDEKHEYPIRWVKELAELGIDTMLLPEEHGGMDASMVTLTAIWAELGRHGAPTYVLYQLPGFSTILRWGTQEQIDKIFAYRGTGEQMWNSAITEPSAGSDVGSLKTTYTRKNGKVYLNGQKCFITSSAHCPYIVVMARDADSPDKPVFSEWFVDMSKPGIKRNQLDKLGLRMDSCCELVFDNVELEEKDLFGEDGNGFNRVKEEFDAERFLVACTNYGIALCAYEDAAKYANQRVQFGEAIGRTQLIQEKFAHMAIKINSMKNMLFETAWKCDNGTMTSGDSAMCKYYCANSAFYVVDTAMQVLGGIGVTGHRVGRFWRDLRIDRLSGGSDEMQILTLGRAVLKQYR, from the coding sequence ATGGATTTCAATCTTTCCGAAGAACAGGAACTGTTTGTCGCCGCTGTCCGCGAGCTCATGACTCGTGAGAACTGGGAACCCTACTTCGTGGAGTGCGACGAAAAGCACGAATATCCCATCCGCTGGGTCAAGGAACTCGCCGAACTCGGCATCGACACCATGCTGCTCCCCGAGGAGCACGGTGGAATGGACGCCAGCATGGTGACCCTGACCGCGATCTGGGCCGAACTCGGCCGCCACGGCGCTCCGACCTACGTCCTGTACCAGCTGCCCGGCTTCAGCACCATCCTGCGCTGGGGCACCCAGGAGCAGATCGACAAGATCTTCGCCTACCGCGGCACTGGCGAGCAGATGTGGAACTCCGCCATCACCGAGCCCAGCGCCGGTTCCGACGTGGGCAGCCTGAAGACCACCTACACCCGCAAGAACGGCAAGGTGTACCTGAACGGCCAGAAGTGCTTCATCACCTCCAGCGCCCATTGCCCGTATATCGTGGTCATGGCTCGCGACGCGGATTCCCCGGACAAGCCGGTCTTCTCCGAGTGGTTCGTGGACATGAGCAAGCCCGGCATCAAGCGCAACCAGCTCGACAAGCTCGGCCTGCGCATGGACAGCTGCTGCGAACTCGTCTTCGACAATGTCGAGCTCGAGGAAAAGGACCTGTTCGGTGAGGACGGCAACGGCTTCAACCGCGTGAAGGAAGAGTTCGACGCCGAGCGTTTCCTGGTTGCCTGCACCAACTACGGCATTGCCCTGTGCGCCTACGAGGACGCCGCCAAGTACGCCAACCAGCGCGTGCAGTTCGGCGAAGCCATCGGCCGCACCCAGCTCATTCAGGAAAAGTTCGCCCACATGGCCATCAAGATCAACAGCATGAAGAACATGCTCTTTGAGACCGCCTGGAAGTGCGACAACGGCACCATGACCTCCGGCGACTCCGCCATGTGCAAGTACTACTGCGCCAACTCCGCCTTCTACGTCGTGGACACTGCCATGCAGGTGCTCGGCGGCATCGGCGTGACCGGTCACCGCGTGGGCCGCTTCTGGCGCGATCTGCGCATCGACCGTCTCTCCGGCGGTTCCGACGAAATGCAGATCCTGACCCTGGGCCGCGCCGTCCTGAAGCAGTACCGTTAA
- a CDS encoding MaoC/PaaZ C-terminal domain-containing protein produces MALKLDMQGKTYGPFMRDYDFRELSLFAISCGAGFDGKTDLEYVYEKDMKILPMFAAMPIVDSEVTKTIDYGFNWGGSLHWGFDLQFHQPMTALSGTLRTEVLLKGLYDRGEGRGLLAQHIGDTYDENGTKLFTNESWDCALYDGGWGGPKAPKDIVEIPDREPDFEVVETVALNRALIYRLNGDYHPQHIDWAYAQEFGHPKPNLHAVSTAGQACRHIISTMIPGEPERLTRFKTRITKSLYPGCTAKTQIWKWDDNSVHFRVIDAENPEIAYLNYALAEWK; encoded by the coding sequence ATGGCACTGAAATTGGACATGCAAGGCAAGACCTACGGTCCGTTCATGCGGGATTACGATTTCCGTGAACTGAGCCTGTTCGCCATCAGCTGCGGCGCCGGTTTCGACGGCAAGACCGACCTCGAGTACGTGTACGAAAAGGACATGAAGATCCTGCCGATGTTCGCTGCCATGCCCATCGTTGACAGCGAAGTCACCAAGACCATCGACTACGGCTTCAACTGGGGCGGTTCCCTGCACTGGGGCTTCGACCTCCAGTTCCACCAGCCCATGACCGCACTGTCCGGCACCCTGCGCACCGAAGTGCTGCTCAAGGGCCTGTACGACCGTGGCGAAGGCCGTGGCCTGCTGGCTCAGCACATCGGCGACACCTACGACGAGAACGGCACCAAGCTGTTCACCAACGAGAGCTGGGACTGCGCCCTGTACGACGGCGGCTGGGGTGGCCCCAAGGCTCCCAAGGACATCGTCGAGATTCCCGATCGCGAGCCCGACTTCGAGGTTGTCGAGACCGTGGCCCTGAACCGCGCCCTGATCTACCGCCTGAACGGCGACTATCATCCGCAGCACATCGACTGGGCCTACGCCCAGGAATTCGGCCATCCCAAGCCGAACCTGCATGCGGTGAGCACCGCTGGTCAGGCCTGCCGCCACATCATCTCGACCATGATTCCGGGCGAGCCCGAGCGTCTGACCCGTTTCAAGACCCGTATCACCAAGTCCCTGTACCCGGGATGCACCGCCAAGACCCAGATCTGGAAGTGGGACGACAATTCCGTTCACTTCCGTGTCATCGATGCGGAGAACCCCGAGATCGCTTACCTCAACTACGCTCTGGCGGAGTGGAAGTAA